The genomic interval GCAGTTGTCGAAACTGAAACCGCCGAACTGAGGCTGGCGTACACACACAGTCGCCATTATTGAAACTCTTATTTCCCGGAAAATGTCCGCTATAGTATCGCGTTCTCGCGCATCTGAACAGACCTTCCAACATGCCCCTCGACAACTTCCCCTACCACCCGGAAGTGCGTCACAACTAAGACACACATGTGACCACCGGTTGAACAAGGCGAGGAAggggatatatatatagcctatgtttgaattatttaaagaaattcaAATAATACGACTCTTTTATGGTGTACCACTTATAAGTTAATATAATATGCTTTACTTcatttcagaatttcatttactttaagccacttgtttattatattaaccATTGTAATTGTCATgtaattatccagtcagccaatcattttTGCTGCAgtttaatgaataaaaccaTTTCACAGtgcaagagcttcagttaatgtttacatcaacatTAGAGTTGGGGGAAATGGGGGATGTGACTGTGGTAtggtgtgccctgtgatggactggcaccctgtccagggtgtaccacgccttgtgcccgatgcttcctgggataggcttcaggttttcccgtgactctgaaaaggagtaagcggttgaagatggatagatggatggatggactgtgGTATGGTCGTTGGTGCCGTTGGTGCTTTGAGTATTTTTGAAACTGCTGATATCCTGggatttccacacacaacagtctctagacacagaatgatgtgaaacacacacacaaaaaaaaaacatccagtgaaatgccttgttgatgagagaggtcagactggacaatggccagactggttcgaggtGACAGGAAGACTACAGTacctcaaataagcactctcgTCTGTCCGTTCAGACAGGAAAGAACAATATTTGtcgtctttttttcttttagccatttcacctttgttaaaaaaaaaatgaaaacagagtgGCTGTGTAGTTTTCAACCGATTAATGAATTTATATAGTTTTCAACCGATTTATGAATTTTTCTATGAATTTGAGCTTTTTGTGCCACAGGTTGGTGTATACATGACAAATGGGCATTGATTATGACTTATGTAATagtttaaaatatgtaatatgtagagttttaattgaattggcACACTAgctttcatgattttttttttcctgccgtTGAGCCATAGGCAATCACTGAAAGAACCATATATGGCTCGCGAGCCATAGGTTCCCAACCCCTGGACTATGGCGTTCAAACAATTGTTGGTTGGTATTAAGGGCCCAGGAAACATTCTTCACACTAttacaccaccagcagcagcctGTACTGTTGATATTTTGATACCATGGAATATTCTGACAGATGAATAACATTAACTACTGCCTACATATGAACACTTTGGCTAAACTGGAGGGCCTCCCCGCAACATACGTTTTCTCTTTTTGACAGGTTGGTACAAATATAAGCAAACCCACAGGTTTAAGAGCAGTGTGAAAGTTGTAGTGGCACTATAAATGGGATGAGACAAGAATATTCCAGTAGTCATCAAGGTAATTTTAATAGTCCTGTAGCTTATACAATTGGGTTTTAGACCGCGAACGAGCAAAAAGATGTCGATGTCTATACTATTACTCTGTTGACATTTAATCTTTGGGCACTGTAACGTTATAGGCAGTGTAATATATACTACACACAGCTTTTATTACTATACATGCTAAGCTTACTCAACAATTAGTTAAACAATTAGTTAAAATCCAACGAATAATTCACATTGCTACAGATCTTAAGTTCTTAACGGAGCCTAGACACAAGAAATTcacataaaacatatttatagcTTCTATAGGCTATAGGAAACATATTATACACACTAAGCGTGTTCACTTACAATACTCACGGTAGATATTGCGACCCGCGAGGTCCACCAATCAGAGAGGTTCCCGAGTTTCGATAGCTGTTTTGATTGGTTCAATTTAACGGAGACGCTCTCGTGTTTTTCCGTGGGTGCTCGACCATTTCCGTGGGTGCTCGGAGcctatggatggatggatgggtggatggatggatggaacaaaCATGTCTTAAGCTTAAAATAAGCTCCAAATGAAGGCATTTtggatcatattgcttttctcttgactttatttacatatgtggccttgaagtaatccaaaagaaGTAATCGGAATATCGAGAACACAGCGAGGACTATGTCTGAATGCAGAACACAATCACGTACATTAGGTGGCAGTAGTACTCGCAAAGGGTAAAAGCTGCCAGTAAAcccaaagaagaagaagaagagcacaTTTGTTTAGCTGAAAATGGCGGCATTTATCGACATGGAATCTAAATGCATCAAGTTTCCTCATAGTAGTTCACTTTATTACTAACCAGAATTATATTTGAGTGAGATTCGTAGGCAAATAAGACGTTTATTATCGGTTTACAAATCAAGCGGAAAGATGAGACGACTGTAAATTTGGGTGAAAACTGGCTAGAAGGGTGTGTTTTTACGAGCCGTGGGGCCTTATGTCAAATTGGTCATGTAGTACACTACATACTGCGTAGACGCTATTGAGACAGATAGCACTACTGGACAGGTAACGTTGAGCCACTGCACTGTGAGTAAATTCCCGGGGTAGATATAATATTAGATCAGATATTATAATCAAGCTATTTTGACCCGAGAGAAACAAGGTGAGATAAGCGTGTTTGTAATTATGAAACAAAAAGGTGACTCCATCTCTTGTACACACTCACCTGCTAGAAGGAAGAGCCCCAAGATGGGAAGAacgttttgtgtttatttccatAAAGTATTTATATTACTAATGTTTAAAGCAAGCAATTAGTCGCTTAGCAAACTAATGCTACtcataatataataacaataataaaaaaggacaTGGCCAAGGTGAACGGGAGAGCTGTTGCTAAGTAATGAAAAAAAGAGGAGTATTGAGCAGCCGAAACTGACTCCTCTACTCACTGCTAGTTTCAGAGAGTCTGGAGCATGGAGACGGAAACGGATATCGCGCCGCAAACGGATGGAAAATCTGTTTCTCTGGGGGATAAGTGCAAGTCCGAACCAGCCGTGTTCCAGGAAGACGAGATTCTGGTCGCACAGATGAAGGAAACGTCCAGGTTTAAGGGGACAAGCCTGAAAATGGATGCTGGATTGAAAGCTGAGCCAGCTGTTTTGCAGGAAAGAGGGTCCGAGGTTGCGGGTCCGAAGACGGAGGGCTGCGGGTCAGAGGTATCGGGTCTGCAGATGGAAATGAGGAGCCTGCAGCAGGAGCTGGGGAAGTGTCAGATTGAACTGAAGAGAGTACAGAAGCAGCTGGACCAAAGTCTAAGGCTTCAGAGGAGCACAGAAAGCTTCAACCATGATCTAAGACAGCAGGTAACACACACGTGTCATCGAGCCTCCCGGACACATGAATAGGTGTATTACACGCTGATTATACAGTacgtctgtgcgtgtgtgtgatgcaggttGAGGAGCTGAGCGCTGAGCTTCATGAGcggaagaaaaaagagaagagccGGGTGGAAGTGGAGACTCAGACTGAGGACTACACCCAGGTTGAGACAGGTACTGtctcacacacgtacacacagatCCTAACTATAGGGCTGTTGTCAAGCCAGCAGTGACATTTACTGCTTCTCCACTGGAGAGTACAACATGGCTTGTGATCCTACATTTTGAGCTGTCATCACGCACAAATTCCATGTGTACTATATACACCACCTTTTAATACGAACCGATTGTTTGACCTCTATTATATCAGCTTGTCGTAGGGCGCATGGTTGTGCAAGTTGCGCTGGATCGTTAGTGGGTCACATGATCATGATCAACGTATGTGTAGGCTATACCTGTTCTAGGAACTCAATAACTAACATAATACCCACAGAAGCATTGCTTTTCTGACACGTCCTTTTAAACGATATCTATATTTCATTGTCCTGCATTTGAAACTCTTTGAATAGTTGGTCGTGTTGGTTTTGgcaggagacaaaagaaaagagcgagcaaaaaaaaatcttttcccaCAGGATCTAATGGAATCTTGACTAATAAATCCGTTTGAAGAGAGTTATGTTACTGGGGTTATTTCTACTCATTATTTTATAAGATGTGAAATATGACAGTCTTTTCAGACCATAAAAATTCCACGTATAAATTCCTTACATGATCAATTCGGACGGTACCAAAAGCCCGGAAATACTCAAGTAATAATTACACTACCTCACCTCCTCATGTAAAACTAGTCCAGTCCTAATAAGACTTTATATTACTAGTGTTTTTGTTCTCGTCCATGTCCGCTTTTTATGACGAATAAATGAGCAATGTGAGAGCTCACCAAACTAATTCAAATTCCGTCTATATGCAAGAGTACTTGGTCAATAAAACATGATTGTgataacttttcttttttctttttttagattaCAGTTATTACTACAGTGGATACTATCAGGCTGCTGAAGAATATGCACTTAACACTGCTACTGAAATTCCAGAGACCGCTGAAATGTATCCCGCTACAACAGAGACAGCACCAGCCAGTTtacagcagtcagatgaaatgACCAACACGGTCGACACAGAGGTAACCGGAGTGTATGTGCACTGTCCTAATCGCAGTGAGTGATTATGCGGTGATGCACTTACGCactcttcttgagccactccacATATCTGCTACCTGCATGTGCAGAACTTTTTCGAAAATACAGTACAGCACATAAAGTTGTACATGTAAAGTCATAAAATAGCTGTGAAGTAAAATCAGAAACGTATCAGGACAGGATGAGACACATAAAGTGCACGGCAAATGACATAATTATCTTTAGCGCAATATGTCGTATGGAGTTTTGGATCCTTGCCAAATCAATCCAAATTCTAGCGAAGATTGGTTAAGAGGTTAGGACAAGAGGCAAGGGTTTACTTAACTAGAGTTAGTGCAAGACATTACAAGTACagtaatgctgtgtgtgtgtttgtgtgtgtgtgtgtgtgtgtgtgtgtgtgtgtgtgtgtgtgagaggtggtTGTCAGCAGCAGCTCATCCATAGCAGCAATGTTGAGAGCCACAGCAGAAGAGGCAGTCTCTCAGACGGGCTTTGTTTTTGATGAGAGCTCAGGAATGTACTATGACCATTCCACTGGCTTCTACTATGACTCGGTATGCTACCCTCATACAACCCTGACAATCCCAAACCATATATAGTTACACCTGGATCTTCTCTTGTGAAATACACTTCAGTGGTCTGAAATtattgcactttatttattttatttttacctatCGTGTGagaatataaacaaaatgttttttttgcaagCGGCAGAGATGGAAACTCGAGTCTGCGACTTGGACTTGAGTCGCAAAAAATGACTTGCAACTTGACCTGGACTCATGAAGAGTTGATTCGAGACTTGACTCGAACTTGAACCATgtttttctattcattcctcattcattcattcattccctatcagtatgtgctgcagcagcaaatatcacaacaattcatctctaaacacaccaagccagcattattatatacacgCGTGACGCATCTCAAGGCACGTGTTCATCACCTGttggaaaagtgctgttatataaatgaacaagaAACAATAATGATATAGCCAAGTCTTACCTTGTGATAACCTTCgtgtcatttcatttgaaaagcaatcaGTTAATCTAAAGGGAAGCTGTGGTGTTGCACAGCTTTTCAAGAAGTACAAATGTTTCCTTGTCCTTTTCATGTCAACCCCACCACCCCACTCAGGGGTTTTGTTACCGCTGGCGCTCACTAGAAGACGACCTTACCCATCATTGCTTGAGAACTACGGCGAACTACGGCAACTCGAATAgctcaaaaaacacaacatgttGGCATTTTGCactaaatgctaaaaaaaaaaaaaaaaaaagtaatatctTTCCTGAATTTTCTAtgaatgttctgttttcttgtaattacaattacaataactagctgaaagtactattgctaaaaatagaacaaagactTGAAACTTGACACCTGGATCTTCTCTTCAAAGATTTAAGACTTGactcggacctcagggacttgtgaaCACGCCTGGTACGCAGGTGCTACTTTTCAGTATCTAGAGTGCTACGTACCATTTCCTCAACAGTATAACTACAGTTGAGGCCAGATATTTGCATACACCTCGGTTAAAGACCTTCAAACTCAATTTTCACAACACTTTCATGTAATTTCAGCACAGCACGGCTGGTTGTTGCTCTACATGTTACTTGCATGTTTCTACTAGTGGTAATTAATGTCTTTCACATCATAGTATAGAAGATAATAGGTAGAAGCTTGTCTGTTGAACCTAATCTGTGAATTTTCTGTTTTCAGAGCAGTCAGCTGTATTATGATGCCAACACTGGCATCTACTACTGCTATGACCACACCAGTGGAAAGTATCAGTTCCACTCTCGAATTGAGCTGTCTACAGTTCAACCAGGCCAAACTGCCAATGACAAGGAGAGTGTCAACAAAAGGAAGAGCAAGAGGACCTTGGAGAGACCAGAACATCCAGAGGCCCAGGTAAAAATGCTCAAACCTGTTTAAGTCCCAGGTAAAGTAGGCCTATGTCTGAGTGAGAACGTTTTGCAGACCCTTTACAGCAGGGGTTCGAAACTCCAGTCTTAGGGACATATTGCCCTGCGCAGTTTGAAGTTTTTCCTTCCCACAACACTGCTCAGTTGAAAAATCAAGCTCCTACTTTTCTCACACGTTAGTTGACGTACCTTTTGAACTTATATGGCCAATTTAAATCTCCTGACCACCACCCACCACATTCTGCTACCCTCCCCAATCAAAAATCTCCCAGTTCTCTTTCCTAATTGGTTGATTGATTATCTCCTACCTGACAGAACCACGGTGGGGTGAAGGAGAGGCCCAAATCTGTAAAAGATCAGGAGCCGCAGAGCATGGGGAAGAGGGGTGAGACCATCACACAGAGAAAAGGACAACACTCTCTGAGCCAGACGCGCCTGTCTCGATCACGGAGCCGGACTCGCCTTTCGCGTTCCCGGAGCCGGACGCGCCTTTCGCGTTCCCGGAGCCGGACGCGCCTGTCTCGATCCCGGAGCCGGACGCGCCTGTCTCGATCCCGGAGCCGGACGCGCGTGTCTCGATCCCGGAGCCGGACGCGCCTGTCTCGTTCACGGAGCCGGACGCGCCTGTCTCGTTCACGGAGCAGGACGCGCCTGTCTCGATCACGGAGCAGGACGCGCCTGTCTCGATCACGGAGCAGGACGCGCCTGTCTCGATCACGGAGCAGGACTCGATCACTGAGCAGGACGCGCCGGTCTCGCTCACATAGCAAGTTGCAAAGACTTAACAGGACACGTTCCGAAGAcagtaagaagaagaaaaagaagaggaagaagaagaagagagagtcACATTCGCACAGGGATTGGAGCTCACACTCTGCTAATATGGGCAGTGAAAGTGAACCAGAAGAAGGAGAGATCTTGCAGTCCAGGACAAAGAAGTATCCTTCACCATCATCCTCGTCAGCATCTCTGTCTCCCAATCCGGTTACCTCTCCAGTTTCATACAGcccagagagagacacgcaACCAATGGAAGGTGAGGTAGATACCCTATTCCACTGACACAGCTCCGTTTAGCTCCTTATTCTAAGTGTGGAggtagtcatgtgaaaaaataagtacaccccatggaaattctgtttttttgtttgtttttttaaacatatttggacaggcaaacatttgatcctctttgaaacatgcatattaataaagttgacacacgctatcaaatgacacatgcATACAAtcgacattttgtagtaattttctcaatttaaatgaaaaaaaaaccaaacaaacagatcagtcacatggaaaaagtaagtacacacctacatttatcacaccttcaggAATccggtgttgaagattgggtgccagtgattagaacctgtcttatttatacccctctcatatctagtgacTGGTGttcccttttttatttagttattgaggtgtgtggtaccatcatgccaagatctaaagagttctgtaggGCCTTCAGAAAGGTTGCAATGTTTGGATTggaaacctgcacccacaccggccctttccagataagattggacacccccgGTGTAGAGGTTTCTTGTAGAAGTTTTGCTGTATGTGGCTGCAGCTGAATATTActtgacatcatcatcatcataagaATTCTTATTCCTGGAAGTGTAAGGTCTGAAACAATACCCATGATTCTCTTTGcctcatctcttttttttttttccttcttttttttttgggtggagAAAACCTGAAAAATCCCATATAAAAACACGTTTGTTTTGATGCTGCGAATTACAACCCAGAAGTAGTTTTTATTGATGAAGTACATCGCAACGCCCACATGCGTACACAGAACCAATCAGAAGTATAAAACAACATCGACCATTTTGCTATTGTTCAGCCCGTTCACCTATAAACCTTATTTCGTAGTCTCCTTtctagattgtgtgtgtgtgttacagaaggATGGCCCCCATGCGTGAGAGTGATTGTGGTTCGCTCTCCTGTCCTGCAGCCCGGCACTCTTTTTATCCTCACAGCTGACAGCATCGCCACTATCGGCCGGTCAGTAACACGCCAGAGTGTGTGTCGGCTGTTTGTGGTTTCGCAAATCATCATTCCGTATGACTTCTATAATGTGTGGTGCGTGCATTTGCAGGGAGAAGGATATGGACCATGCCATCAGGATTCCAGAGATGGGAGTCAGTAAGGTATGAACGGTCAGAATTAAGCAGCCTACATATGCAGCTAAACTCCTCAGCGCTCACACGTTTGAGTTTAAGGTCTAAAATAAACAGCGGTTGAGTAGTCTAGTTTGTCTTTAGGTAGCTGCAGAAGAGGATGGATGGAATCGACATGTCCAACATCAGTTGATAcaggataaaataaaataaaataatggttttaattacaGTAGTTTATCTATACTGGACCGTCTAGAGATATTGGTGATCAAAAGAAAGAGGACTGGCCTAGAAAATTGTTTTCCCCAATATGTCATGTGGTGTAGCAATAGGTAGGCTACTGCTACATCAGACATGCTAAATTGTAGCTTGTATATCTAACAAGGTTGACACACACGTTATTAAAATATGCCAGTGGCGGTCATCAGGGTCCCAGCACTCCACCACAACAAACACAGTTGTCTCCTCTATAAATTATATCTTCACACAGCAATAACCCTTTCTTATATAAACGTGGGATGTGAGTTTTGAATATTCATTAAATATGCGACACACATTCTTCATCCATCCTATGAAAATACAGTTTCACTTCACTATGGTGCATTTCTAgttattgtgtgtattttgtgcagTGTGTATTTATAGCCATTTGTGTGTATGCAGATCCATGCCGAGGTGTAAtttggggtgtgtgtttgtgtgtacagtgcCACGTAGAGGTGTATTTTGATCAGGATCAGCAGTGTTACATGTTGGTAGACCGGGGCAGTCAGAACGGCACGGTGCTCAATGGCAACAGAATTCTACAGGTATTGCACCACATCGATCCTGTGTCATAGACACGGTTTGTttcctgttctgtttatatacCGTGTTCGAGTGGTATTGTGACTTCTAGAAAATTAGAAAGAAGAAATTAGTTGGGTTTGTGTTGAG from Ictalurus furcatus strain D&B chromosome 18, Billie_1.0, whole genome shotgun sequence carries:
- the aggf1 gene encoding angiogenic factor with G patch and FHA domains 1 isoform X2 → METETDIAPQTDGKSVSLGDKCKSEPAVFQEDEILVAQMKETSRFKGTSLKMDAGLKAEPAVLQERGSEVAGPKTEGCGSEVSGLQMEMRSLQQELGKCQIELKRVQKQLDQSLRLQRSTESFNHDLRQQVEELSAELHERKKKEKSRVEVETQTEDYTQVETDYSYYYSGYYQAAEEYALNTATEIPETAEMYPATTETAPASLQQSDEMTNTVDTEVVVSSSSSIAAMLRATAEEAVSQTGFVFDESSGMYYDHSTGFYYDSSSQLYYDANTGIYYCYDHTSGKYQFHSRIELSTVQPGQTANDKESVNKRKSKRTLERPEHPEAQNHGGVKERPKSVKDQEPQSMGKRGETITQRKGQHSLSQTRLSRSRSRTRLSRSRSRTRLSRSRSRTRLSRSRSRTRLSRSRSRTRVSRSRSRTRLSRSRSRTRLSRSRSRTRLSRSRSRTRLSRSRSRTRLSRSRSRTRSLSRTRRSRSHSKLQRLNRTRSEDSKKKKKKRKKKKRESHSHRDWSSHSANMGSESEPEEGEILQSRTKKYPSPSSSSASLSPNPVTSPVSYSPERDTQPMEGWPPCVRVIVVRSPVLQPGTLFILTADSIATIGREKDMDHAIRIPEMGVSKCHVEVYFDQDQQCYMLVDRGSQNGTVLNGNRILQPKVRSDPCPLTHGDEVKLGETVLSFHIHMGSDTCDACEPGQVRAHLSYRRPEENMGVVLSKEDKEVQRQRQLRQIKLKYGLKNSAYEGGCVSSNKYKDRAENRRQTVGSEGTFYRDDAPASVHVEISDRNKGRQMLERMGWKSGEGLGRDGGGITEPVEVQVRVPQSGLGCGAIFPVDEVPAGRSRRQQNWEHARERFQHADLGHDEPDSGDVLPSDP
- the aggf1 gene encoding angiogenic factor with G patch and FHA domains 1 isoform X1, whose translation is METETDIAPQTDGKSVSLGDKCKSEPAVFQEDEILVAQMKETSRFKGTSLKMDAGLKAEPAVLQERGSEVAGPKTEGCGSEVSGLQMEMRSLQQELGKCQIELKRVQKQLDQSLRLQRSTESFNHDLRQQVEELSAELHERKKKEKSRVEVETQTEDYTQVETDYSYYYSGYYQAAEEYALNTATEIPETAEMYPATTETAPASLQQSDEMTNTVDTEVVVSSSSSIAAMLRATAEEAVSQTGFVFDESSGMYYDHSTGFYYDSSSQLYYDANTGIYYCYDHTSGKYQFHSRIELSTVQPGQTANDKESVNKRKSKRTLERPEHPEAQNHGGVKERPKSVKDQEPQSMGKRGETITQRKGQHSLSQTRLSRSRSRTRLSRSRSRTRLSRSRSRTRLSRSRSRTRLSRSRSRTRVSRSRSRTRLSRSRSRTRLSRSRSRTRLSRSRSRTRLSRSRSRTRLSRSRSRTRSLSRTRRSRSHSKLQRLNRTRSEDSKKKKKKRKKKKRESHSHRDWSSHSANMGSESEPEEGEILQSRTKKYPSPSSSSASLSPNPVTSPVSYSPERDTQPMEEGWPPCVRVIVVRSPVLQPGTLFILTADSIATIGREKDMDHAIRIPEMGVSKCHVEVYFDQDQQCYMLVDRGSQNGTVLNGNRILQPKVRSDPCPLTHGDEVKLGETVLSFHIHMGSDTCDACEPGQVRAHLSYRRPEENMGVVLSKEDKEVQRQRQLRQIKLKYGLKNSAYEGGCVSSNKYKDRAENRRQTVGSEGTFYRDDAPASVHVEISDRNKGRQMLERMGWKSGEGLGRDGGGITEPVEVQVRVPQSGLGCGAIFPVDEVPAGRSRRQQNWEHARERFQHADLGHDEPDSGDVLPSDP